ACAGGCCGCGTCCGGTGGGCGTCAGGGCCTCGGCACGAATGTCGTTTGGGGGGCCGAGCCCGTAGGTCTGGACCGAGGCACTGGTGTGGTCGGCGAGGGCCCGCACGGCAGGGAGGTCGCCGCAAAGCGCCAATTGTCCGTCGCGGGGGAGGCGGCCGACGAAGTCCTCGAAGGCCCCTCGATAATCGTCCCGGTCGACAAAAATGTCCGCGTGGTCGAACTCCAGAGAGGTGACGATTGCCGACTGAGGGCGATAGTGCAAAAACTTGGACCGCTTGTCGAAGTAGGCACTGTCGTACTCGTCGCCCTCCACCACGAAGGGAGCGTCCGAGCCGAGTGCGTAGCTCTGCTCCGTGTCCTCCATGACCCCTCCGATGAGGAATCCGGGGTCGATGCCGGCGTGACGGAGCAGGTGCACGAGCAGGCCTGTGGTAGTGGTTTTTCCGTGCGTGCCGGCCACGACGAGGGGGCGCCGGTCCCGCAGAAAGTGATGGGCGAGGGCCTCCGGAAACGATTGCTGCGGGAGGCGCTCCTCGCGGGCAACGGCGGCCTCCGGATGGGTCGGGGTGCAGGCGTTGCCCACGACCGTCAGGTCAGGAGGGGGCGCGAGGTGCGACGGGGCGTAGCCCTCGTGGACCGGAATGCCGCGCTCGGCGAGATGGGTGCTCATGGGCGGGTACACACCGTCGTCGCTTCCCCGCACGTCAAGCCCAGCCTGGTGGAAGAGGCCGGCCAGGGCGCCCATGCCCGTCCCGCAGATGCCAATGAGGTGAACCTCCTCGATCTGGGCGGGCGGCGGCACGTCGGGGCGTGAAAACTGGCGGAGCGACGCGTCCGGCAGGTCGTCGATGGGGCGAGGCATACGGCGCTACATCATGGGCGGTCGGTGGGGCTACTCCTCCGACGGAGACTCCGACGAGGACCGCCGCGCCATTTCGGCGGCCACCTGCGATTCCGTCTCGGCGGTGGTGTCGTCCTGCAGAACGGTCTCACTCGATTCCTCCGACTCGGCGTTGTCGGGGGCCTCCAACGCCTCGTCGGAGACCATGCCCAGCTCACGGGCTCGCTTGAACCACTGTTTGCGGGCGAGGGCCTGCATGTCCTCCACAGAGTCGGCCTCGTCCACGATCTCGAGTCCGAGAAGCGTTTCGACCACGTCCTCCATCGTCACGACCCCCGCCA
This portion of the Salinibacter grassmerensis genome encodes:
- a CDS encoding UDP-N-acetylmuramate--L-alanine ligase, giving the protein MPRPIDDLPDASLRQFSRPDVPPPAQIEEVHLIGICGTGMGALAGLFHQAGLDVRGSDDGVYPPMSTHLAERGIPVHEGYAPSHLAPPPDLTVVGNACTPTHPEAAVAREERLPQQSFPEALAHHFLRDRRPLVVAGTHGKTTTTGLLVHLLRHAGIDPGFLIGGVMEDTEQSYALGSDAPFVVEGDEYDSAYFDKRSKFLHYRPQSAIVTSLEFDHADIFVDRDDYRGAFEDFVGRLPRDGQLALCGDLPAVRALADHTSASVQTYGLGPPNDIRAEALTPTGRGLSFTLRMGRHSEDVHLPLPGRHNVQNALAAALLAHREGVSPSTIAAGLESFGGMKRRQQVRGRPNDVLVVDDFAHHPTAVEATVEALRTAHPDRRLVAIFEPRSNTSRRKRFEAAYGTAFDAADRVFLKAPPVRHNDDTDAMLDPTAVAHTIRDRGIPAEVFEDVDAVLPTLTDTLQPGDVALLMSNGSFGGLPERLPDALARSG